Proteins co-encoded in one Sparus aurata chromosome 18, fSpaAur1.1, whole genome shotgun sequence genomic window:
- the LOC115568460 gene encoding serine protease inhibitor Kazal-type 1-like, protein MKLTVLIGSALLLSVYVLSLEDETFSDSDETMMTGKSGEEPLAYPNELGCEKYEGRACTKQYDPVCGSDGNTYGTECVLCKQNSQQKKNVKVASRGPCLP, encoded by the exons ATGAAGCTGACTGTGCTGATCGGTTCTgccctgttgctctctgtttaTG tccTGTCCCTGGAGGATGAGACCTTTTCAGACAGTGATGAGACAATGATGACTGGAAAATCAGGAGAAGAACCTCTGGCTTACCCAAATGAG ttgGGTTGTGAGAAGTACGAAGGAAGAGCCTGCACCAAGCAGTATGATCCAGTATGTGGCAGTGATGGAAACACCTATGGCACAGAGTGTGTTCTCTGCAAGCAGAACAg ccaacagaagaagaatgtgAAAGTGGCAAGCAGAGGGCCTTGTCTTCCTTAA